A window of the Brassica napus cultivar Da-Ae chromosome C5, Da-Ae, whole genome shotgun sequence genome harbors these coding sequences:
- the BNAC05G04800D gene encoding uncharacterized protein BNAC05G04800D: MGNSLRCCLACVLPCGALDLIRIVHLNGYVEEITRSITAGEILQANPNHVLSKPCSQGVVRKILILSPESELKRGSIYFLIPDSSLPEKKRRRKDGHNRPKKTLINKPSADVGDVKEDDECAKLCEKYLEEVVSSTSSGKQHRHRRRYSRSATVSTWRPHLDSISEDVN, translated from the coding sequence atggGAAACAGCTTAAGGTGTTGTCTAGCTTGTGTTCTTCCATGTGGGGCACTAGATTTGATCAGGATCGTTCATCTAAACGGCTACGTTGAAGAGATCACACGGTCAATAACCGCCGGAGAGATCCTCCAAGCAAACCCTAACCATGTCTTGAGCAAACCATGTTCTCAAGGTGTTGTCCGCAAAATCTTGATCTTGTCCCCTGAATCCGAGCTCAAGCGAGGAAGTATCTATTTTCTCATCCCGGACTCTTCCTTGCCGGAGAAGAAAAGGAGGAGAAAAGACGGTCATAATCGTCCAAAAAAAACTCTCATCAACAAACCTAGCGCTGACGTTGGAGACGttaaagaagatgatgaatgtgCCAAGTTGTGTGAGAAGTACTTAGAAGAAGTTGTGTCTTCGACGTCGAGTGGTAAACAACACCGTCATCGCCGGCGATATAGTAGATCGGCGACAGTATCCACGTGGAGGCCGCACCTTGATAGTATCTCTGAGGATGTTAATTAA
- the LOC106401393 gene encoding protein DOUBLE-STRAND BREAK FORMATION: MSGATIADQSYLFLNRIHDRRFDEESLRILELSLVATNAKSFSDLRSRLRDFMRSESSVIFSELAGESVVAKLSVLEFFARAFALIGDTESCLAMKYEALTVREIKSTSCLWLRVSHSEWTSFAVQSMEHGFPSIARKASENALLGLKRDSLIEPTSEEYSETLDAAESVRRLRDSAASLTSSHSVQAQGAEYLRSKELRILSRETRPMKNLDSTGSNLFREGINKRNERMLQHLRSTQMIRDLEPHSRCI, translated from the exons ATGTCAGGGGCGACGATCGCTGATCAGAGTTATCTCTTTCTCAATCGGATTCATGATCGAAG GTTCGATGAAGAGTCTCTTCGGATTCTCGAGCTGTCTCTGGTTGCAACGAACGCGAAATCGTTTTCCGATCTTCGATCCCGACTGAGAGATTTCATGAGATCTGAATCGTCTGTCATATTCAGCGAGCTCGCTGGAGAATCCGTCGTTGCGAAGCTCTCAGTACTCGAATTCTTCGCTCGTGCTTTCGCTCTTATCGGCGATACGGAG AGCTGTTTAGCTATGAAGTATGAGGCATTGACTGTGCGGGAGATCAAGTCCACAAGCTGTTTGTGGTTAAGAGTTTCACATTCGGAGTGGACCAGCTTTGCAGTCCAGTCTATGGAGCATGGATTCCCTTCTATTGCTAGAAAG GCCTCCGAAAATGCGCTGCTGGGCCTTAAGAGGGATAGTCTGATTGAACCAACATCAGAGGAGTATTCTGAAACTTTGGATGCTGCTGAGAGTGTAAGGAGACTAAGGGATTCAGCTGCGTCGTTGACATCTTCACACTCAG TTCAGGCACAAGGTGCAGAGTACTTGAGGAGCAAGGAACTCAGGATACTAAGCAGGGAAACAAGACCCATGAAAAATCTAGATTCCACAGGTAGCAATTTGTTCAGAGAAGGAATCAATAAGCGAAATGAAAGGATGTTACAGCATCTACGTAGCACTCAGATGATTCGAGATTTGGAACCACACTCTCGCTGTATTTGA
- the LOC106401212 gene encoding mitoferrin — protein MATEATTASKFQDPDLRPVSQFKPETAHDGLRFWQFMIAGSIAGSVEHMAMFPVDTIKTHMQALRPCPLKRVGIREAFRSIIQKEGPSALYRGIWAMGLGAGPAHAVYFSFYEVSKKFLSSDSNNSAAHAASGVFATVSSDAVFTPMDMVKQRLQMGEGTYRGVWDCVRRVMREEGFGAFYASYRTTVLMNAPFTAVHFAAYEAAKKALVEVSPERVGDEEGWLVHATAGAAAGGLAAAVTTPLDVVKTQLQCQGVCGCDRFTSSSISDVLKTIVKKDGYRGLLRGWLPRMLFHAPAAAICWSTYEGVKSFFQDFNGDPNTA, from the exons ATGGCTACGGAGGCCACAACCGCGTCCAAATTCCAAGACCCGGACCTCCGACCGGTCTCCCAATTCAAACCGGAAACCGCTCACGACGGTCTCCGGTTCTGGCAATTCATGATCGCCGGCTCGATCGCCGGCTCCGTCGAGCACATGGCGATGTTCCCCGTGGACACAATCAAGACCCACATGCAAGCCCTCCGCCCCTGCCCTTTAAAGCGCGTCGGGATCCGGGAGGCCTTCCGCTCGATCATCCAGAAGGAAGGACCCTCCGCGCTCTACCGCGGGATCTGGGCCATGGGCCTCGGCGCAGGCCCGGCCCACGCCGTTTACTTCTCCTTCTACGAGGTCTCCAAGAAGTTCCTTTCCTCAGATTCGAACAACTCCGCCGCGCACGCCGCCTCCGGGGTGTTCGCGACGGTGTCGAGCGACGCGGTGTTCACGCCGATGGATATGGTGAAGCAGAGGCTGCAGATGGGGGAAGGGACTTACAGAGGGGTGTGGGACTGCGTGAGGAGGGTTATGAGGGAGGAAGGGTTTGGTGCGTTCTACGCTTCTTATAGGACGACTGTTCTCATGAACGCGCCTTTTACTGCTGTCCATTTCGCTGCTTACGAGGCGGCTAAGAAGGCGTTGGTGGAGGTTTCGCCGGAGAGAGTTGGCGATGAGGAAGGTTGGTTGGTTCACGCTACGGCCGGAGCGGCTGCTGGTGGGTTAGCGGCGGCTGTGACTACGCCGCTTGATGTTGTCAAGACGCAGTTGCAGTGTCAG GGTGTGTGTGGATGCGACCGCTTCACTAGTAGTTCGATTAGCGATGTACTTAAAACGATTGTGAAAAAAGATGGATATAGAGGACTTCTAAGGGGATGGCTTCCGAGAATGCTTTTCCATGCTCCAGCAGCAGCAATCTGTTGGTCCACTTATGAAGGTGTCAAGTCTTTCTTTCAGGACTTCAATGGTGATCCAAACACTGCCTGA
- the LOC106402044 gene encoding exocyst complex component EXO70B2-like, with the protein MAEAGDENLYAAARDIARALGKDPSAAGDILQILSGYGATGNTSSNSRGSTASRGDANLNRSLNSLERQISSYIVEDRPIWSDPVDSRSFLDAVDDLLAVAGDLRSMAGDKSVAVCLSRADELIQQVMFRLQEEFGYVMDRASESFDSDDEFSGEEDNDIGYDQVIVARPVTDYKIVIEPLQSSVIGDLNAIAVRMVAGGFGKECSRVYSSRRREFLEESLSRLHLRGLSMEEVQDSPWQDLEDEIDRWIKAVTMVFRVFFPSERLLCDRVFSDLPVSSVTDLFFMEVCRGTTTQLLNFADAIALGSRLPERLFKVMDLYEAVEDLIPKMETLFSNKYCSPLKHEAVAIQKRLGEAVRGIFMELENLIRRDPPKTAFPGGGIHPITRYVMNYLRAACKSRQSLEQILDHTGNDAGSETRPLSVQLIWVLELLESNLEGKKRTYRDPPLCFLFMMNNGKYILDKATDNELGSILGEDWIVKHAAKLRQYHSNFLRSSWNQVVALLRTESPYSKLIENLKQFKARFDEVCLMQSQWVVTDEQLREELRSSVAGIVSPAYSSFVGRLKASPEINGRRGEPFIPYTVEDLELRIKGLFKER; encoded by the exons ATGGCTGAAGCCGGCGACGAGAATCTTTACGCAGCCGCCAGAGACATCGCCAGGGCTCTCGGGAAGGACCCTAGCGCCGCCGGCGATATCTTACAGATTCTCTCCGGCTATGGCGCCACGGGAAACACAAGCAGCAACTCTCGAGGCTCCACGGCATCCCGCGGCGACGCTAACCTCAACCGATCACTTAACTCCTTAGAGAGACAGATCTCTAGCTACATCGTGGAGGACCGTCCGATCTGGTCTGATCCCGTTGACTCGCGGAGTTTCCTTGACGCTGTTGATGACCTACTTGCGGTGGCTGGAGACTTGAGATCCATGGCCGGAGATAAATCCGTCGCCGTATGTCTCTCCCGTGCTGATGAGTTGATTCAACAGGTGATGTTTAGGCTtcaggaggagtttggatatgTAATGGACCGAGCCTCCGAGTCGTTTGACTCGGACGACGAATTCTCCGGTGAAGAAGACAACGACATAGGCTACGACCAG GTTATCGTTGCCCGTCCAGTGACTGACTACAAAATCGTGATCGAGCCGCTACAATCTAGCGTCATAGGCGATCTCAACGCGATCGCTGTGCGGATGGTCGCAGGTGGATTCGGGAAAGAGTGTTCACGAGTCTACAGCAGTCGACGTAGAGAGTTTCTAGAGGAGAGTCTATCGAGGTTACATCTGAGAGGGCTAAGCATGGAAGAAGTCCAAGACTCTCCGTGGCAAGACCTGGAAGACGAAATCGACCGTTGGATCAAAGCCGTCACAATGGTGTTCCGCGTTTTCTTCCCTAGCGAGCGTCTCCTCTGCGACCGCGTTTTCTCCGACCTCCCTGTCTCATCCGTAACCGATCTATTCTTCATGGAAGTTTGTCGCGGGACGACCACGCAGCTTTTGAACTTCGCAGACGCGATCGCTCTAGGGAGCCGTTTGCCTGAACGCTTGTTTAAGGTTATGGATTTATACGAAGCGGTTGAAGACTTAATTCCAAAAATGGAAACGCTGTTCTCTAATAAATATTGTTCGCCGCTGAAGCACGAGGCGGTTGCGATTCAGAAACGGTTAGGTGAAGCGGTTAGAGGAATATTTATGGAGCTTGAGAATTTGATCCGTCGCGACCCTCCCAAAACCGCGTTTCCTGGCGGTGGGATTCACCCTATCACACGGTACGTTATGAATTATCTGCGCGCGGCGTGTAAATCGCGACAATCCTTGGAGCAGATCCTCGACCATACCGGGAACGACGCCGGATCAGAGACGAGACCTTTGTCTGTGCAACTCATATGGGTTTTGGAGTTGTTGGAGAGTAACTTGGAAGGCAAGAAACGAACGTACCGTGACCCGCCTTTGTGTTTCTTGTTCATGATGAACAACGGTAAGTATATTCTTGACAAGGCGACCGATAACGAGCTTGGTTCGATCCTAGGAGAAGACTGGATTGTTAAGCATGCAGCGAAGCTGAGACAATACCATTCGAACTTCCTAAGGAGCTCGTGGAACCAAGTCGTGGCATTGCTTAGGACCGAGAGTCCATATTCTAAGTTGATAGAGAATCTTAAACAGTTCAAAGCCCGGTTCGATGAAGTGTGTTTGATGCAATCTCAATGGGTTGTTACTGATGAGCAGTTGAGAGAGGAGTTGAGAAGCTCCGTTGCTGGCATTGTGTCTCCGGCGTACTCAAGCTTCGTCGGAAGATTGAAGGCGTCGCCGGAGATTAATGGGAGGCGTGGAGAGCCGTTTATTCCGTATACCGTTGAAGATTTGGAGTTGAGGATTAAGGGGTTGTTCAAAGAACGCTAG
- the LOC106401394 gene encoding zinc finger protein CONSTANS-LIKE 6 isoform X2, with the protein MDTQRLPKKEEQEEEVADHKPFSIFDSINAFSREQHYHSVDGFDRIFDMNIDSLSCSHELNWNFWKEEDEEEDVKEEEKSLSTDHEGSSSGFWDNMSTDYEDRELGLKLNLNHQEVIDAWSDRRQQSLWTDTSMLMAPANALYRGEVPVMDEERNTRREASVLRYKEKRQSRLFSKKIRYEVRKFNADKRPRFKGRFVRRET; encoded by the exons ATGGATACACAAAGGTTACCAAAGaaagaagagcaagaagaagaagtggctgATCATAAACCTTTTTCAATCTTCGACTCCATTAACGCTTTCTCTCGAGAGCAACACTATCATTCTGTCGATGGCTTCGACCGCATTTTCGACATGAACATTGACAGTTTAAGCTGCTCTCATGAGCTCAACTGGAATTTctggaaagaagaagatgaagaagaagatgtgaaggaagaagagaagagtttGAGTACTGATCACGAAGGCTCAAGTTCTGGGTTTTGGGATAATATGTCGACGGATTATGAAGACAGAGAGTTGGGTCTGAAGCTGAATCTGAACCATCAAGAAGTTATTGATGCTTGGTCTGATCGCCGACAGCAATCTCTGTGGACAGATACCTCAATGCTAATGGCTCCGGCCAATGCCCTTTAT AGGGGTGAAGTGCCGGTGATGGATGAAGAGAGAAACACGAGAAGAGAAGCGAGTGTGTTAAGGTACAAAGAGAAGAGACAGAGTAGGCTCTTCTCTAAGAAGATAAGGTATGAGGTCCGAAAATTCAACGCTGATAAACGACCTCGTTTCAAG GGTCGGTTCGTGAGAAGGGAGACTTAA
- the LOC106398248 gene encoding GDSL esterase/lipase At2g30310-like — protein MATSKTIAVILFLITLVKSSNAAENATTQPLAPAILIFGDSTVDTGNNNYHANANFKANHIPYGVDLPGKVASGRFSNGKLYCDIVASKLHIKELIPPFLQPNLSDAEIATGVSFASAGSGFDDQTMLLTKAIPVSHQPTMFKSYIERLKGIVGEKKAMEIINGAIVMVSAGTNDFILNYYDFPTRRQEYPQVSDYQDFVLKRLDKFVKELYNLGCRKMSVGGLSPIGCLPIQITSKLTRGISRRCINSENKDAVLYNEKLQKLLPTIEASLPGSKILYANVYDPMMDMIKHPAKYGFKETRKGCCGTGVLETSDMCNSGSKLCSNHSEYMFFDSIHPSLATYTHLAGSSAYSTISKLLDA, from the exons ATGGCTACGTCCAAAACCATAGCGGTCATTCTATTCCTAATAACGCTAGTTAAGTCTAGCAACGCGGCTGAGAACGCCACAACGCAACCGCTCGCCCCAGCCATCCTAATCTTCGGAGATTCAACCGTGGACACGGGCAACAACAACTACCACGCCAATGCCAACTTCAAGGCAAACCATATCCCTTACGGAGTCGACCTCCCAGGGAAAGTAGCGAGCGGGAGATTCTCAAACGGAAAGCTATACTGCGACATCGTGGCCTCCAAGCTTCACATCAAAGAGCTTATTCCTCCTTTTCTACAACCTAACCTCTCAGACGCAGAAATCGCCACCGGGGTTAGCTTTGCATCCGCTGGCTCAGGCTTTGACGACCAAACTATGCTCTTGACCAAGGCCATCCCCGTCTCACATCAACCTACAATGTTCAAGAGTTACATTGAACGTCTCAAAGGTATTGTAGGGGAGAAGAAAGCGATGGAGATCATCAATGGTGCCATCGTGATGGTTAGTGCGGGTACTAACGATTTCATCTTGAACTATTATGATTTCCCCACAAGGCGTCAAGAATATCCTCAAGTATCTGATTACCAGGATTTCGTGCTCAAGAGACTAGATAAATTCGTCAAG GAGCTTTACAATTTAGGGTGCCGAAAAATGTCGGTGGGTGGGTTGTCGCCTATAGGCTGTTTGCCGATCCAAATAACCTCAAAACTCACCAGAGGCATATCCAGAAGATGCATAAACAGTGAGAACAAAGATGCTGTCTTGTACAAtgaaaaacttcaaaagctATTGCCTACTATTGAAGCTTCTCTTCCAGGAAGCAAGATCTTATACGCAAATGTCTACGATCCTATGATGGACATGATCAAGCACCCTGCCAAATACG GGTTTAAGGAAACCAGGAAAGGGTGTTGCGGAACAGGGGTTTTAGAGACGAGTGACATGTGCAATTCCGGTTCTAAGTTGTGTTCCAATCACTCGGAGTATATGTTCTTTGACTCTATTCACCCTTCCCTCGCCACCTACACTCACCTCGCTGGTTCTTCTGCCTACTCTACCATATCGAAGCTTCTTGATGCCTAA
- the LOC106401211 gene encoding uncharacterized protein LOC106401211 produces MSSFIVLKAFRRKNQGISSTMLSLYSSSTIKASFHSSFPPLRSSPPPLSVGSHIRLVKRDHSVAAASGGVSMSTNRDSHGSSSQVAEPFFRSVLGQMETVYLNRNPTPRSVLELVRSVDDEQLCYDHLAFRTFGIGGYGIDSLASFFLDYGYTQMDELRFPAKKLRALWFAPPHASAVPGGSGVDGPLPRVFISELLVEQMSTQTQDVIRKYTETSPNGRKYAALSSALGSLPWEKPLSSEFEQLARESEYAAWTLANGYALNHVTISVHRLKSHLNKIKKLNQFLEEKGFRLNSEGGVLKVSPDGGLLQSSTVADSISFRFSDGVTKSIPCSYIEFAERLVLPQYQNIPESEIKECHRRDGFEVGNADKIFESTNQEQLSRRTG; encoded by the exons ATGTCATCTTTCATAGTTTTAAAAGCTTTCCGACGGAAAAACCAAGGAATCTCCTCCACtatgctctctctatactcCTCCTCTACCATCAAAGCCTCTTTTCATTCTTCCTTTCCTCCTCTCCgatcatcaccaccaccactctCCGTTGGATCTCATATCCGGCTCGTTAAGCGAGATCACTCCGTAGCCGCTGCTTCTGGTGGTGTCTCGATGTCAACGAACAGAGATTCTCACGGATCGTCCTCGCAG GTCGCTGAACCGTTTTTCAGAAGCGTTTTAGGACAGATGGAAACGGTTTACCTAAACCGGAACCCGACGCCTAGATCAGTCTTGGAGCTTGTCAGATCCGTTGATGACGAGCAGCTTTGCTATGATCATCTCGCTTTCAGGACCTTTGGG ATTGGCGGTTATGGGATTGACTCGCTTGCAAGCTTCTTCCTTGACTATGGGTATACCCAAATGGATGAGCTGAGGTTTCCTGCCAAAAAGCTGAGAGCTTTGTGGTTTGCGCCTCCTCATGCTTCTGCTGTTCCTGGTGGAAGTGGTGTAGATGGTCCTTTACCGAGAGTTTTTATCTCAGAGCTTCTTGTCGAACAGATGAGCACACAGACGCAG GATGTGATCAGAAAATACACTGAAACATCGCCTAATGGGAGAAAGTACGCTGCTCTCTCTAGTGCTTTGGGTAGTTTACCATGGGAAAAGCCTCTATCTTCTGAGTTTGAGCAGTTGGCTAG GGAAAGTGAATATGCTGCATGGACCCTTGCCAATGGCTATGCACTAAACCACGTCACTATCTCCGTCCATCGGCTTAAATCTCATCTAAACAAAATTAAGAAGCTCAATCAGTTCCTTGAAGAAAAAGGTTTCAGACTGAACTCAGAAGGAGGAGTCCTTAAAG ttagCCCTGATGGTGGTTTGCTGCAAAGCTCAACTGTGGCAGATTCTATTTCTTTCAGGTTCTCTGATGGAGTCACCAAATCTATCCCTTGCTCATACATCGAGTTTGCTGAACGCCTTGTGCTTCCCCAGTACCAAAACATACCCGAAAGCGAG ATAAAAGAGTGTCATCGGCGAGATGGATTTGAGGTGGGAAATGCGGACAAGATCTTCGAGAGCACAAATCAGGAGCAGCTTTCCCGACGAACCGGCTGA
- the LOC106402031 gene encoding shewanella-like protein phosphatase 1, with amino-acid sequence MRLNPKSQASSNLRRIIAPPPPQPMTSFYLNSLLPLPPSHPQKLLEPSSSSSSSSLLSISNSNEAALKPIVINGDPPTFVSAPSCRIIAVGDLHGDLSKTRDSLQIAGVLSSDGKDHWIGEDTVVVQVGDILDRGEDEIAILSLLRLLDEQAKANGGAVFQVNGNHETMNVEGDFRYVDTRAFDECIDFLDYLEDYAQDWDKAFKNWIFESRQWKEDRRNSQTYWDQWNIVKRQKGVIARSVLFRPGGRLACELARHGVVLRVNNWVFCHGGLLPHHVAYGVERINREVSTWMKSSSDEEDSPEMPFIATRGYDSVVWSRLYSRETSDLNEYQIEQVSKILRDSLEAVGAKAMVVGHTPQLSGVNCEYGCGIWRVDVGMSSGVLDSRPEVLEIRGDKARVIRSNRDRLHELQVADYI; translated from the exons ATGCGTTTGAACCCCAAGTCACAAGCTTCATCAAACCTCCGGAGGATCATTGCTCCTCCTCCACCACAACCAATGACTTCCTTTTACCTCAACTCCTTacttcctcttcctccttctCATCCCCAGAAACTCCTcgaaccttcttcttcttcctcctcctcctctctgtTGAGCATTTCCAATTCTAACGAAGCTGCTCTGAAACCGATCGTCATCAACGGAGACCCACCCACTTTCGTCTCCGCCCCTTCTTGCCGCATCATCGCAG TTGGAGACCTTCACGGCGATCTGAGCAAAACCAGAGATTCCCTTCAGATTGCCGGTGTCTTAAGCTCCGACGGAAAAGACCACTGGATCGGCGAAGACACT GTAGTAGTCCAGGTAGGAGATATACTGGACCGTGGCGAGGATGAGATTGCAATACTCTCCTTACTGAGGTTACTTGATGAACAGGCCAAAGCCAACGGTGGTGCTGTTTTTCAGGTTAATGGGAACCATGAGACGATGAACGTTGAAGGGGACTTCAGATACGTAGACACGAGAGCATTTGATGAATGTATAGACTTTCTTGACTACTTGGAGGACTATGCACAAGACTGGGACAAAGCTTTCAAGAATTGGATTTTCGAGTCAAGGCAATGGAAAGAAGATAGAAGAAATTCTCAAACCTATTGGGATCAATGGAATATAGTGAAG AGGCAAAAGGGAGTGATTGCAAGGTCGGTTCTTTTCAGACCAGGTGGTCGTTTAGCATGTGAGTTGGCTCGTCATGGAGTTGTCTTGCGTGTTAATAACTGGGTGTTCTGCCACGGTGGTCTCCTTCCTCACCACG TTGCGTATGGGGTAGAGAGGATAAACAGAGAAGTGTCTACTTGGATGAAGAGCTCTAGTGATGAGGAGGATAGTCCTGAGATGCCGTTCATTGCAACTCGGGGATATGATAGTGTGGTCTGGAGTAGGCTTTACTCGAGAGAGACCTCTGATCTGAATGAATATCAAATTGAACAG GTAAGTAAAATTCTCCGGGACTCTCTTGAAGCTGTTGGTGCCAAGGCGATGGTGGTGGGGCATACTCCTCAGTTATCAGGCGTAAACTG TGAATATGGTTGCGGCATATGGAGAGTTGATGTGGGAATGTCCAGTGGTGTTCTTGACTCTAGACCAGAG GTTCTGGAGATAAGAGGGGACAAAGCTAGAGTTATAAGGAGTAACCGAGACAGACTTCATGAACTTCAAGTTGCTGATTACATATAA
- the LOC106401394 gene encoding zinc finger protein CONSTANS-LIKE 7 isoform X1 — translation MDTQRLPKKEEQEEEVADHKPFSIFDSINAFSREQHYHSVDGFDRIFDMNIDSLSCSHELNWNFWKEEDEEEDVKEEEKSLSTDHEGSSSGFWDNMSTDYEDRELGLKLNLNHQEVIDAWSDRRQQSLWTDTSMLMAPANALYCVQRGEVPVMDEERNTRREASVLRYKEKRQSRLFSKKIRYEVRKFNADKRPRFKGRFVRRET, via the exons ATGGATACACAAAGGTTACCAAAGaaagaagagcaagaagaagaagtggctgATCATAAACCTTTTTCAATCTTCGACTCCATTAACGCTTTCTCTCGAGAGCAACACTATCATTCTGTCGATGGCTTCGACCGCATTTTCGACATGAACATTGACAGTTTAAGCTGCTCTCATGAGCTCAACTGGAATTTctggaaagaagaagatgaagaagaagatgtgaaggaagaagagaagagtttGAGTACTGATCACGAAGGCTCAAGTTCTGGGTTTTGGGATAATATGTCGACGGATTATGAAGACAGAGAGTTGGGTCTGAAGCTGAATCTGAACCATCAAGAAGTTATTGATGCTTGGTCTGATCGCCGACAGCAATCTCTGTGGACAGATACCTCAATGCTAATGGCTCCGGCCAATGCCCTTTAT TGTGTCCAGAGGGGTGAAGTGCCGGTGATGGATGAAGAGAGAAACACGAGAAGAGAAGCGAGTGTGTTAAGGTACAAAGAGAAGAGACAGAGTAGGCTCTTCTCTAAGAAGATAAGGTATGAGGTCCGAAAATTCAACGCTGATAAACGACCTCGTTTCAAG GGTCGGTTCGTGAGAAGGGAGACTTAA
- the LOC106398249 gene encoding GDSL esterase/lipase At2g30310-like, whose translation MATSKTIAVILFLTTLVASSNAAKKATTRPLAPAILIFGDSSVDTGNNNYLPDANFKSNHIPYGVDLPGKAASGRFSNGKLYCDIIASKLHIKELVPPFLQPNLSDTEIVTGVNFASAGSGYDDQTVLLTKAIPIAYQPTMLKSYITRLKGIVGKKKAMEIINGAIVIVSAGTNDFILNYYDFPSRTQEYPKVSDYQNFVLKRLEKFVKELYNLGCRKMSVGGLSPMGCLPIQITSKLSRGISRRCIKSENKDAVLYNRKLQKLLPAIEASLPGSKILYANVYDPMMDMIKHPAKYGFKETKIGCCGTGGLSDMCNSGSKLCSNHSEYMFFDSIHPSLATYTYLAGSSYATLSKLLDA comes from the exons ATGGCTACGTCCAAAACCATAGCGGTCATCCTATTCCTAACAACTCTAGTTGCGTCCAGCAACGCGGCTAAAAAAGCCACAACGCGACCGCTCGCCCCGGCCATCCTAATCTTCGGAGACTCATCCGTTGACACGGGAAACAACAACTACCTCCCCGATGCCAACTTCAAGTCTAATCATATCCCTTACGGAGTCGACCTCCCAGGGAAAGCAGCGAGTGGTAGATTCTCAAATGGAAAGCTCTATTGCGACATTATCGCCTCCAAGCTTCACATCAAAGAGTTAGTTCCTCCTTTTCTACAACCTAACCTCTCTGACACAGAAATCGTCACCGGTGTTAACTTTGCATCCGCTGGTTCTGGCTATGACGACCAAACTGTGCTCTTGACCAAGGCCATCCCCATCGCATATCAACCTACGATGTTAAAAAGTTACATAACTCGTCTCAAAGGTATTGTAGGGAAGAAGAAAGCGATGGAGATCATCAATGGTGCGATCGTGATTGTTAGCGCGGGTACTAACGATTTCATCTTGAACTATTATGATTTCCCCTCAAGGACTCAAGAGTATCCTAAAGTATCTGATTACCAAAATTTCGTGCTTAAGAGACTAGAAAAATTCGTCAAG GAGCTTTACAATTTAGGATGCCGAAAAATGTCGGTGGGTGGGTTGTCTCCTATGGGCTGTTTGCCGATCCAAATAACCTCAAAACTTAGCAGAGGCATATCCAGAAGATGCATAAAAAGTGAGAACAAAGATGCAGTCTTGTACAATAGAAAACTTCAAAAGCTACTCCCTGCTATTGAAGCTTCTCTTCCAGGAAGCAAGATCTTATACGCAAATGTCTACGATCCCATGATGGACATGATCAAGCACCCTGCTAAATACG GGTTTAAGGAAACCAAGATAGGGTGTTGCGGAACAGGGGGTTTAAGTGACATGTGCAATTCCGGTTCTAAGTTGTGTTCCAATCACTCTGAGTATATGTTCTTTGACTCCATTCACCCTTCCCTCGCCACCTACACTTACCTCGCTGGCTCTAGCTACGCTACCTTATCGAAGCTTCTTGATGCCTAA